A window of Oncorhynchus kisutch isolate 150728-3 linkage group LG10, Okis_V2, whole genome shotgun sequence contains these coding sequences:
- the LOC109898418 gene encoding 2',3'-cyclic-nucleotide 3'-phosphodiesterase: MDAEQNQVLDTASETREQQETGAGDCPQSQLDSPIDPAESPVNGQEMERLPDMLTESGMSEEMQETAPKAEKSPKNMSESPEKVPETSPEVVTKAEKYPEKQPELESSEVSESATALYFEPDKKQTTVPEKQPMPEKTPEPLPLDEPLAENNIETAPEKMAEPVPEAVKLSVQAAPEPVTQPESEDVKLLEEKEPGESEKQAESGVVLAVVPEMPAESKTVQEAEADKQIEAEIVPEPKKPVEAVKKVEAEKPVEAEAVKKLEAEKPVEAETVMEEKLVEAEIVKEVESEKRAAGEADAVEQQKAEVVEQIPAPGTLSFAFLEHEQTKATLRTSRTLIILRGLPGSGKSLLARAIADNYQGLCTVCCADDHGVKPESPEASADGYKAFDDAVVACCSVGTSAQVIVVDDTNHTHDRLARLGEVAEQHRLVAMFLEPRTEWSRDLPQLAKRTQRGLEEAQIQAMKVPLEETSLPLFFGWFLLPGIQDKVRCTSMDFLKTLDTLEAFKKHLPDFTVEAEKEVDLEQYFQANGVLHCTTKFCDYGKAEGAKEYADKLAVKELYGSAFELSLSALFVTPRTVGARVSLSEDQLTLWPADAEEVVSVVPAAATLPAGSRAHITLGCAEGVEPQQTGFDLLEILALQQEGQEGELVEEMELGSLAYYGKGRWLLSLREPISAQACFSSLYGPKKADSTKKDGDKKKKQKCTIL, translated from the exons ATGGATGCTGAGCAGAACCAGGTGTTGGACACCGCGTCAGAGACTCGAGAGCAACAGGAGACTGGAGCAGGAGACTGCCCCCAGTCACAACTCGACTCTCCAATAGATCCTGCAGAATCTccagtgaatgggcaagaaatGGAGCGTTTGCCAGATATGCTGACAGAGTCAGGAATGTCAGAAGAAATGCAAGAGACGGCGCCTAAAGCAGAAAAATCACCAAAGAACATGTCTGAATCTCCTGAGAAGGTTCCAGAGACATCTCCAGAAGTTGTGACTAAAGCAGAGAAGTACCCAGAAAAACAACCAGAACTAGAGAGCTCAGAGGTCTCTGAGTCAGCTACAGCATTGTACTTCGAACCAGACAAAAAACAGACCACAGTGCCTGAAAAGCAGCCAATGCCAGAGAAAACACCAGAGCCTCTGCCTTTAGATGAGCCTCTAGCAGAGAATAACATTGAAACTGCGCCAGAGAAAATGGCTGAACCCGTCCCAGAGGCTGTTAAACTGTCTGTGCAGGCAGCGCCCGAGCCTGTCACACAGCCAGAATCTGAGGACGTGAAACTGCTCGAAGAGAAAGAGCCTGGGGAATCTGAGAAGCAGGCAGAATCTGGTGTTGTGTTGGCGGTGGTGCCAGAGATGCCAGCGGAGTCTAAAACTGTACAGGAAGCGGAGGCAGACAAACAGATCGAAGCTGAAATTGTACCGGAACCAAAGAAACCAGTAGAGGCTGTGAAGAAAGTGGAAGCAGAGAAACCAGTAGAGGCTGAGGCTGTGAAGAAATTGGAAGCAGAGAAACCAGTAGAGGCTGAGACTGTGATGGAAGAGAAACTGGTAGAAGCTGAAATTGTTAAAGAAGTAGAGTCCGAGAAACGGGCAGCAGGTGAGGCAGATGCAGTGGAGCAGCAGAAGGCCGAAGTTGTCGAGCAGATTCCCGCTCCTGGTACCCTATCTTTTGCCTTCCTGGAGCATGAGCAGACCAAAGCCACACTTCGCACCTCTCGCACTCTAATCATCCTCAGAGGCCTCCCCGGCAGCGGCAAGAGCCTCTTGGCACGTGCTATTGCAGATAACTACCAGGGTCTCTGCACGGTCTGCTGTGCTGATGACCATGGTGTGAAACCGGAGAGTCCAGAAGCATCGGCAGATGGGTACAAGGCTTTTGACGATGCTGTGGTAGCCTGCTGCAGTGTAGGAACATCTGCTCAAGTGATAGTGGTGGATGACACCAACCATACCCATGATCGGCTGGCCCGTCTTGGGGAGGTGGCAGAGCAGCACCGGCTGGTGGCCATGTTTCTGGAGCCCCGCACTGAGTGGAGCAGAGACTTGCCACAGCTGGCCAAGAGAACTCAGCGGGGGCTAGAGGAGGCCCAGATCCAGGCCATGAAAGTACCTCTTGAGGAGACATCCCTGCCCCTTTTCTTTGGCTGGTTCCTTCTCCCTGGCATACAGGACAAGGTCAGGTGCACATCCATGGATTTCCTGAAGACGCTGGACACGCTTGAGGCCTTCAAGAAGCACTTGCCTGACT tcACTGTTGAGGCTGAGAAAGAGGTGGACCTGGAGCAGTATTTCCAAGCCAATGGCGTTCTTCATTGCACTACCAAATTCTGTGACTATGGCAAGGCTGAGGGAGCCAAGGAATATGCAGACAAACTA GCTGTTAAAGAGTTGTATGGCTCTGCGTTCGAGCTGTCCCTCAGTGCCCTCTTCGTCACACCTCGTACTGTTGGTGCCCGGGTTTCACTCTCTGAGGATCAGTTGACCCTGTGGCCTGCCGATGCTGAGGAGGTGGTGTCTGTAGTCCCAGCCGCCGCCACCCTGCCCGCTGGTAGCCGTGCCCACATCACCCTGGGCTGTGCGGAGGGTGTTGAGCCACAACAGACGGGCTTCGACCTGCTGGAGATCCTAGCGCTGCAGCAAGAGGGTCAGGAGGGAGAGCTGGTGGAGGAGATGGAGCTCGGCTCCCTGGCCTACTACGGCAAGGGGAGGTGGCTGCTCAGTCTGAGGGAGCCCATCTCCGCCCAGGCCTGCTTCTCCAGCCTCTACGGGCCCAAGAAGGCTGACTCGACCAAGAAAGACGGGGACAAGAAGAAGAAGCAAAAGTGCACCATACTgtaa